From a region of the Streptomyces venezuelae genome:
- the rpsL gene encoding 30S ribosomal protein S12, producing the protein MPTIQQLVRKGRQDKVEKTKTPALEASPQRRGVCTRVFTTTPKKPNSALRKVARVRLTSGIEVTAYIPGEGHNLQEHSIVLVRGGRVKDLPGVRYKIIRGALDTQAVKNRKQARSRYGAKKEK; encoded by the coding sequence GTGCCTACGATCCAGCAGCTGGTCCGTAAGGGCCGGCAGGACAAGGTCGAGAAGACAAAGACCCCCGCGCTTGAGGCTTCGCCCCAGCGTCGCGGCGTCTGCACGCGTGTGTTCACGACCACCCCGAAGAAGCCGAACTCGGCGCTCCGTAAGGTCGCGCGTGTGCGTCTGACCTCCGGCATCGAGGTCACCGCTTACATTCCGGGTGAGGGACACAACCTGCAGGAGCACTCGATCGTGCTCGTGCGTGGTGGCCGTGTGAAGGACCTGCCGGGTGTTCGTTACAAGATCATCCGCGGTGCGCTTGACACCCAGGCTGTCAAGAACCGCAAGCAGGCCCGCAGCCGCTACGGCGCCAAGAAGGAGAAGTAA
- the rpsG gene encoding 30S ribosomal protein S7 produces the protein MPRKGPAPKRPVIIDPVYASPLVTSLINKILLNGKRSTAERIVYGAMEGLREKTGNDPVITLKRALENVKPSLEVKSRRVGGATYQVPVEVKPGRQSTLALRWLVGYSRARREKTMTERLMNELLDASNGLGAAVKKREDTHKMAESNKAFAHYRW, from the coding sequence ATGCCTCGTAAGGGCCCCGCCCCGAAGCGCCCGGTCATCATCGACCCGGTCTACGCATCTCCTCTGGTGACGTCGCTCATCAACAAGATCCTCCTGAACGGCAAGCGCTCCACCGCCGAGCGCATCGTCTACGGCGCCATGGAAGGCCTCCGCGAGAAGACCGGCAACGACCCGGTCATCACGCTGAAGCGCGCGCTGGAGAACGTCAAGCCGTCCCTCGAGGTCAAGTCCCGCCGTGTCGGTGGCGCGACCTACCAGGTCCCCGTCGAGGTCAAGCCGGGTCGCCAGTCGACCCTGGCCCTCCGCTGGCTCGTGGGTTACTCCCGCGCCCGTCGTGAGAAGACCATGACCGAGCGCCTCATGAACGAGCTGCTCGACGCCTCCAACGGTCTTGGCGCTGCCGTCAAGAAGCGCGAGGACACGCACAAGATGGCCGAGTCCAACAAGGCCTTCGCGCACTACCGCTGGTAG
- the fusA gene encoding elongation factor G codes for MATTSLDLAKVRNIGIMAHIDAGKTTTTERILFYTGVSYKIGEVHDGAATMDWMEQEQERGITITSAATTCHWPLEDVDHTINIIDTPGHVDFTVEVERSLRVLDGAVTVFDGVAGVEPQSETVWRQADRYGVPRICFVNKLDRTGAEFHRCVEMIKDRLGAVPIVMQLPIGAEADFQGVVDLVTMKAFVWSAEATKGEMYDIVDIPATHTEAAEEWRGKLVETVAENDDEIMELFLEGNEPTVEQLHAAVRRIILNSGKGKGEPTITAVFCGTAFKNKGVQPLLDAVVRYLPSPLDIEAIEGHDVRDPEVVVKRKPSDEEPLAALAFKIMSDPHLGKLTFVRVYSGRLEAGTAVLNSVKGKKERIGKIYRMHANKREEIDAVGAGDIVAVMGLKQTTTGETLCDDKNQVILESMDFPAPVIQVAIEPKSKGDQEKLGVAIQRLAEEDPSFHVHSDEETGQTILGGMGELHLEVLVDRMKREFKVEANVGKPQVAYRETIRKAVERHDYTHKKQTGGTGQFAKVQIAIEPITETDGPAYEFVNKVTGGRVPKEYIPSVDAGAQEAMQFGILAGYEMTGVRVTLLDGGYHEVDSSELAFKIAGSQAFKEAARKASPVLLEPMMAVEVTTPEDYMGDVIGDINSRRGQIQAMEERHGARVVKGLVPLSEMFGYVGDLRSKTSGRASYSMQFDSYAEVPRNVAEEIIAKAKGE; via the coding sequence ATGGCTACCACTTCGCTTGACCTGGCCAAGGTCCGCAACATCGGGATCATGGCCCACATCGACGCGGGCAAGACGACCACCACCGAGCGCATCCTGTTCTACACCGGTGTGTCGTACAAGATCGGTGAGGTCCACGACGGCGCTGCCACGATGGACTGGATGGAGCAGGAGCAGGAGCGTGGTATCACCATCACGTCTGCCGCGACGACCTGCCACTGGCCCCTCGAAGACGTTGACCACACGATCAACATCATCGACACCCCGGGTCACGTCGACTTCACCGTCGAGGTGGAGCGTTCGCTCCGCGTCCTCGACGGCGCCGTCACCGTCTTCGACGGTGTGGCCGGCGTCGAGCCGCAGTCCGAGACCGTTTGGCGTCAGGCGGACCGCTACGGCGTCCCGCGCATCTGCTTCGTCAACAAGCTCGACCGCACCGGCGCCGAGTTCCACCGCTGCGTCGAGATGATCAAGGACCGCCTCGGTGCGGTTCCGATCGTCATGCAGCTCCCCATCGGTGCCGAGGCCGACTTCCAGGGTGTCGTCGACCTCGTCACGATGAAGGCGTTCGTCTGGTCCGCCGAGGCGACCAAGGGCGAGATGTACGACATCGTCGACATCCCGGCCACGCACACCGAGGCTGCTGAAGAGTGGCGCGGCAAGCTGGTCGAGACCGTCGCCGAGAACGACGACGAGATCATGGAGCTGTTCCTGGAGGGCAACGAGCCCACCGTCGAGCAGCTGCACGCCGCCGTCCGTCGGATCATCCTGAACTCCGGCAAGGGCAAGGGCGAGCCCACGATCACCGCGGTGTTCTGTGGCACGGCGTTCAAGAACAAGGGTGTTCAGCCCCTGCTCGACGCCGTCGTCCGCTACCTGCCGTCGCCGCTGGACATCGAGGCCATCGAGGGCCACGACGTCCGCGACCCCGAGGTCGTCGTGAAGCGCAAGCCGTCCGACGAGGAGCCCCTCGCCGCGCTCGCGTTCAAGATCATGAGCGACCCGCACCTCGGCAAGCTCACCTTCGTCCGGGTTTACTCGGGCCGCCTGGAGGCCGGCACTGCGGTGCTGAACTCCGTCAAGGGCAAGAAGGAGCGCATCGGCAAGATCTACCGCATGCACGCCAACAAGCGTGAAGAGATCGACGCGGTGGGCGCCGGTGACATCGTCGCCGTCATGGGCCTGAAGCAGACCACCACCGGTGAGACGCTGTGTGACGACAAGAACCAGGTGATCCTGGAGTCCATGGACTTCCCGGCGCCGGTCATCCAGGTCGCCATCGAGCCCAAGTCCAAGGGTGACCAGGAGAAGCTGGGTGTCGCCATCCAGCGTCTCGCGGAGGAGGACCCCTCCTTCCACGTTCACTCGGACGAGGAGACGGGCCAGACCATCCTCGGCGGTATGGGCGAGCTGCACCTCGAGGTGCTGGTCGACCGTATGAAGCGCGAGTTCAAGGTCGAGGCCAACGTCGGCAAGCCGCAGGTCGCGTACCGCGAGACGATCCGCAAGGCCGTCGAGCGTCACGACTACACGCACAAGAAGCAGACCGGTGGTACCGGTCAGTTCGCCAAGGTGCAGATCGCGATCGAGCCCATCACCGAGACCGACGGTCCGGCGTACGAGTTCGTGAACAAGGTCACTGGTGGACGCGTCCCGAAGGAGTACATCCCTTCGGTCGACGCCGGTGCGCAGGAAGCCATGCAGTTCGGCATCCTGGCCGGCTACGAGATGACTGGCGTTCGCGTCACGCTTCTCGACGGTGGCTACCACGAGGTCGACTCCTCCGAGCTCGCCTTCAAGATCGCCGGTTCGCAGGCCTTCAAGGAGGCCGCGCGCAAGGCTTCTCCCGTGCTCCTTGAGCCGATGATGGCCGTCGAGGTCACCACGCCCGAGGACTACATGGGTGACGTCATCGGTGACATCAACTCCCGCCGTGGCCAGATCCAGGCCATGGAGGAGCGTCACGGTGCTCGCGTCGTGAAGGGCCTCGTGCCCCTTTCGGAGATGTTCGGCTACGTCGGAGACCTCCGCAGCAAGACCTCGGGTCGCGCCAGCTACTCGATGCAGTTCGACTCCTACGCCGAGGTTCCCCGGAACGTCGCCGAGGAGATCATCGCGAAGGCCAAGGGCGAGTAA
- the tuf gene encoding elongation factor Tu, translating into MAKAKFERTKPHVNIGTIGHIDHGKTTLTAAITKVLHDAYPDLNEASAFDQIDKAPEERQRGITISIAHVEYQTEARHYAHVDCPGHADYIKNMITGAAQMDGAILVVAATDGPMPQTKEHVLLARQVGVPYIVVALNKADMVDDEEILELVELEVRELLSEYEFPGDDLPVVRVSALKALEGDKEWGEKLLGLMSAVDEAIPTPPRDTEKPFLMPVEDVFTITGRGTVVTGRIERGVLKVNETVDIIGIKETKTTTTVTGIEMFRKLLDEGQAGENVGLLLRGIKREDVERGQVIIKPGSVTPHTEFEAQAYILSKDEGGRHTPFFNNYRPQFYFRTTDVTGVVTLPAGTEMVMPGDNTEMTVALIQPVAMEEGLKFAIREGGRTVGAGQVTKITK; encoded by the coding sequence GTGGCGAAGGCGAAGTTCGAGCGGACTAAGCCGCACGTCAACATCGGCACCATCGGTCACATTGACCACGGTAAGACGACCCTCACGGCCGCCATTACCAAGGTGCTGCACGACGCGTACCCGGACCTGAACGAGGCCTCGGCCTTCGACCAGATCGACAAGGCTCCTGAGGAGCGCCAGCGCGGTATCACCATCTCGATCGCGCACGTCGAGTACCAGACCGAGGCGCGTCACTACGCCCACGTCGACTGCCCGGGTCACGCCGACTACATCAAGAACATGATCACCGGTGCCGCGCAGATGGACGGCGCGATCCTCGTGGTCGCCGCCACCGACGGCCCGATGCCGCAGACCAAGGAGCACGTGCTCCTGGCCCGCCAGGTCGGCGTCCCCTACATCGTCGTCGCCCTGAACAAGGCCGACATGGTGGACGACGAGGAGATCCTGGAGCTCGTCGAGCTCGAGGTCCGTGAGCTCCTCTCCGAGTACGAGTTCCCGGGCGACGACCTGCCGGTCGTCCGCGTCTCCGCGCTGAAGGCGCTCGAGGGCGACAAGGAGTGGGGCGAGAAGCTCCTCGGCCTCATGTCCGCCGTCGACGAGGCCATCCCGACCCCGCCGCGTGACACCGAGAAGCCGTTCCTCATGCCCGTCGAGGACGTCTTCACGATCACCGGTCGCGGTACCGTCGTCACCGGCCGTATCGAGCGTGGTGTCCTGAAGGTCAACGAGACCGTCGACATCATCGGTATCAAGGAGACCAAGACCACCACCACGGTCACCGGTATCGAGATGTTCCGCAAGCTCCTCGACGAGGGCCAGGCCGGTGAGAACGTCGGTCTGCTCCTCCGTGGCATCAAGCGCGAGGACGTCGAGCGCGGCCAGGTCATCATCAAGCCCGGTTCGGTCACCCCGCACACCGAGTTCGAGGCCCAGGCCTACATCCTGTCGAAGGACGAGGGTGGCCGTCACACCCCGTTCTTCAACAACTACCGTCCGCAGTTCTACTTCCGTACCACGGACGTCACGGGTGTCGTCACCCTGCCGGCCGGCACGGAGATGGTCATGCCGGGCGACAACACCGAGATGACGGTCGCGCTGATCCAGCCGGTCGCCATGGAGGAGGGCCTGAAGTTCGCCATCCGTGAGGGTGGTCGTACCGTGGGCGCCGGCCAGGTCACCAAGATCACGAAGTAA